The DNA sequence AGCGAGATAAGCAAGAGGCTAATCCTCAAGCTTTAGAGTAGCGATGCAAATCACTGGGGCGCGTAGTAGTGAAGAAGTGGTTGTAATGACCATGGAGCAAAGGGGTTGAACTAGTCGACTTTAGTAAATCATTCAACTGTAAAGGAGGATGAAAATGATTGAACGAACAAAGCCTTTTGATATACCGAAATCTCTAGTGTTTATGGCTTATAAAAGAGTTAAAGAAAACAGAGGAGGAGCAGGTATTGATAATTGAAAAGTTTGATCAAGACTTAAGCAAGAACCTTTACAAGCTATGGAATAGGCTACCTTCTGGTAGTTATTTTCCACCTGCAGTGAAGGCTTGTGATATAACTAAGGCAGATGGAGGGACAAGGACACTTGGAATACCAACTGTCTCGGATCGTATAGCACAGGAAGTTGTAAGAAGTGTTTTAGAACCAGAATTTGAGAAGGCATTTGATGAAGATTCATATGGTTATAGGCCAAATAAATCA is a window from the Wolbachia endosymbiont of Armadillidium arcangelii genome containing:
- a CDS encoding reverse transcriptase domain-containing protein, encoding MIIEKFDQDLSKNLYKLWNRLPSGSYFPPAVKACDITKADGGTRTLGIPTVSDRIAQEVVRSVLEPEFEKAFDEDSYGYRPNKSALDAIGQTRKRYQNWLIEFDIKGMFDNIDHNLLMKAVRRHTTNKWVILYIQRWLSADMQLEDGTKIKRLGGVPQGGVITHCH